The Candidatus Deferrimicrobiaceae bacterium genome includes the window ACAGGCATGCCTACTGCGTTGCGCTCGGTCGGGCTCCTCGACGTAGTGTCCACTACGTCTCCGGGGCCCTCGGTCGCGCGCCTTGTATCCACGCCCGTCTCCACCGCCTCGCGACGAACCCTGGTGAGAAATGCGGGCTAAGGAAATAACCGGGAGCGGACAGGGAGGAGCGTTTGAAGAGGGTCAATCCTGACGGACTGGATCTGAAAGATCGGGTGATCCACATCAGCCGGGTCGCCAAGGTGGTCAAGGGAGGGCGAAGGTTTTCCTTCAGCGCGGTCGTTGTGGTCGGAGACGGCAACGGGCACGTCGGCTCGGGGCTGGGGAAGGCGAACGAGGTGCCCGAGGCGATCCGGAAGGCGGTTCAGAACGCAAAGAGGGATCTCCTCCGGGTGCCGGTGGTCAACGGGACGATTCCCTTCGAGGTCACCGGGAAATTCGGCGCCAGCCAGGTCATCATGCGGCCCGCGTCTCCCGGAACGGGGGTGATCGCGGGAAGCGGCGTCCGGGCGGTGATCGAGTCCTCGGGGATCACGAACATCCTGACCAAATCGCTCGGGAGCAACAATCCCCACAACCTGGTGAAGGCGGCCATGGACGGCCTCGCCCAGCTCAAGACCCCGGAACAGATCCAGGAGATGCGCGGGCAGAAGGAAAACGGGGTGCCGGCATGAGCGGCGAATTGCGCATAACCCTTGTCCGCGGACTGAGCGGACGGCCGGACTCTGTGCGGCGCGTCGTGAAGGGACTGGGGCTCACGCGGGTGAACCGCTCCGTGACCAGGAAAAATACCCCCGAAATACGGGGGATGGTGGAAAAGATCAAGTTTCTCCTCCACGTCGAGGAGGAGGGAGAATCGCGATGAAACATTCCGATTGGAAACCGGCCAAGGGGGCGAAAACCGGCAGCAAGCGTGTCGGGAGGGGAAAAGGCTCGGGCTGGGGAAGAACGGCGGGGCGCGGGGAGAAGGGGCTGCGCGCGCGGAGCGGCGGGGGAACGCCGCCCGGCTACGAAGGCGGCCAGATGCCTCTGCAGCGCAGAATCCCGAAGCGGGGGTTCCGCAACGTGTTCCGGAAGGAGTACTCCATCGTCAATGTGAAGGACCTCAACCGGTTCGACGCCGGGTCGGTCGTGGACGTCGACGCGCTGCGCGCGGCAGGGATCGTGAAAAACGTCAGGGACGGGGTCAAACTGCTCGGGCTAGGGGATGTCACGCGCGCCGTGACGGTCAAGGTCGACAAGGCGAGCAAGGAAGCCGCAAGGAAAGTCGCCGCCGCCGGCGGGATCCTGGAGGTGTCGCCCTCTTGCTGAACGCTTTCCAGAACATCACCAAGGTGCCGGAGCTGAAAAAGCGCCTCCTCGTGACCGCCATGTTCCTTACGGTCTATCGGATCGGCGTGTACATCCCGACTCCGGGAATCGACACCCAGGCTCTCACCGCCCTGTTCGCAAGCCAGTCCGGAACCCTTTTCGGGCTGATCGACATGTTTTCGGGGGGGGCGGTCAGCCGGTTCTCGATCTTCACGCTGGGGATCATGCCGTACATCAGCGCGTCGATCATCCTCCAGCTGTTGACCGTAGTCATACCGCAGCTGGAGAAGCTCTCGAAAGAGGGGGAACTCGGCCGGCGAAAGATCACCCAGTACACCCGGTACGGGACGATCGTCCTTTCGATCATCCAGGGGTTCGGGATCGCCGTGGGGATCGAGAATGTCGCCGGGATCGGGCAAGCCGGGTCCGTCGTGTACCAGCCGGGATGGTCGTTCCGTCTCATGACCGTCCTCACCCTGACGTCGGGGACGGCGTTCCTCATGTGGCTGGGGGAACAGATCACCGAAAGGGGGATCGGGAACGGAATCTCCCTCATCATCTTCGCGGGCATCGTCGCCCGGTTTCCCAGCGGCCTCGTCCGGACGTTCACGCTGATCCGCACGGGGGAAATGAGCCTCTTCGTCGGCCTGTTGATCCTCGTGGTCATGGTGGCCGTCGTCGCGATCATCATCTACTTCGAGCGGGCGCACCGGCGGATCCCCGTCCAGTACGCCAGGCGCATCGTGGGGCGGCGGGTCTACGGCGGGCAGAGCACCCATCTCCCGCTGAAAGTGAACACCGCCGGGGTCATTCCCCCGATCTTCGCTTCCTCGATCCTGCTCTTTCCGGCCACGCTGGCGAACTTCATCAAGCACCCGGTGACGCAGAAGATATCCCAGGCGCTCACCCCCGGGAACCTTGCGTACGAGACCCTGTATGTGGCGTTCATCATCTTCTTCTGTTATTTCTACACGGCGGTGACCTTCAACCCGGTCGACGTCGCGGACAACATGAAGAAATACGGCGGCTTCGTCCCCGGAATCCGCCCCGGGAAAAAGACCGCGGAGTACATCGACCGCATCCTGACGCGAATCACCCTGGGCGGCGCGCTGTATGTCTCGGCCATCTGCGTTCTGCCCAGCATTCTCATCAGTCGATTCAACGTCCCGTTCTATTTCGGGGGAACCGGGCTCCTCATCGTGGTCGGCGTGGCCATGGACACGATCCAGCAGATCGAATCGCACCTGATCACCCGCCATTACGAGGGGTTCCTCAAGAAGGGACAAATGAAGGGGAGGAGGGGATAGCCAATGAAGGGGATCATCCTGTTGGGAGCGCCCGGGTCCGGGAAGGGAACGCAGGCGAAGAAGCTCTCCGCGTCCTATTCCATTCCCCAGGTCTCGACGGGGGACATGCTCCGCGAGGCCGTGAAAAACGGCACCGAGATGGGACGAAAGGCGAAGGCGTACATGGACCAGGGCGGCCTGGTTCCCGATGAGGTCGTCATCGGAATCGTCAAGGACCGGCTCCGGGAAAAGGATTGCGAAAAGGGGTTCATCCTGGACGGGTTTCCCCGGACGATCCCCCAGGCGCAGGCGCTCGACCGCGTCGTGAAGGAACTGGGCAAGGAGATCACGAGCGTCCTCTCTCTCGAGGTGGACGAGGGCGAGATCATGGAGCGTCTCTGCGGGAGGCGGACCTGCTCCGGATGCGGGGCCATGTACCATGTCCGGTTCAACCCTCCGAAAGCGGAAGGAAAATGCGACAAGTGCGGGGGATCTCTCTCCCAGCGGGAGGACGACAAGGAGGAGACGATCCGGACCCGGCTGGTGAACTACAAGAAGTCCACGGAGCCCCTGATCGAGTACTACCGCGGGACCGGGAAGATCCGGACCGTCAGGGCTTCGGGAGAAATCGACGCGATCTTTCAAAACATTTTGAAGATATTGCAATAAGCGATGATCATCATCAAATCGCCTCAGGAGATCGAGGCGATGCGCCGTGCAGGCGCCATTGCCGGTCGGTTCTTTGAAGAAGTGAAGAGGCACGTGAGGTCGGGAGTCGCGACGCTTCATCTCGAGGAGATCGCGGAGGAATTCGTAGCGAAACACGGGGTGAAGGGGGCGTTCAAGGGATACCTCGGGTACCCCGCCAACCTTTGCACCTCCATCAACGAGGAGGTGGTCCACGGGATTCCGTCCGGGACCCGGGTGCTTCGCGATGGGGACATCGTGAGCATCGATTTCGGGGTGGTGCTGGACGGGTTTTACGGGGATGCGGCCCGGACCTTCGCCGTCGGGGAGATTTCGATCGGGTCCGAAAAGCTTCTCTCGACGACCGAACGGGCGCTCGAAAAGGCCATCGCGGTCTCCCTGCCGGGAAACCGGCTGGGGGATATCTCGAGTGCCGTCCAGGAGGAGGCGGAAGGCGCGGGGTTCTCCGTCGTTCGGGATTTCGTCGGTCACGGGATCGGAAGAGCCCTCCACGAGGAACCGCAGGTCCCCAATTTCGGTACTCCGGGGACCGGCCCGAAACTCATGCCGGGAATGGTCCTGGCCATCGAGCCCATGGTCAACGAGGGGGGATTCCCGGTCGAGGTTCTTCCGGACGGGTGGACGGTGGTGACGAGGGATCGGAAGAGGTCAGCGCACTTTGAACACATGGTGGCCATCACGGAGGAAGGGAGCCGGATCCTGAGTCTCCCCTGACGTGGAGAGGGAAACGGAGAAAAGGAGAACATGCCGAAGGAAGAAGCGATCGAGGTCGAGGGGACGGTCATCGAGCCACTCCCCAACGCCATGTTTCGGGTGGAGCTGGACAACAAGATGAAAGTGCTCGCCCACATATCGGGAAAGATGCGGATGCATTTCATCAAGATCTTGCCGGGCGACCGCGTCACGGTGCAGCTGACGCCGTACGACCTGACGCGGGGCCGGATCGTATACAGAACGAAGTAGGAGAGGGACGCGATGAAAGTCAGGCCGTCGGTCAGGAAGGTATGCGCGAAATGCAAGGTGATACGCCGGAAAGGCGTCGTTCGCGTCATTTGCGAAAACCCGAAACACAAGCAGCGACAGGGGTAAAACGGGATCGACCCGGGAGGG containing:
- the rpsE gene encoding 30S ribosomal protein S5, encoding MKRVNPDGLDLKDRVIHISRVAKVVKGGRRFSFSAVVVVGDGNGHVGSGLGKANEVPEAIRKAVQNAKRDLLRVPVVNGTIPFEVTGKFGASQVIMRPASPGTGVIAGSGVRAVIESSGITNILTKSLGSNNPHNLVKAAMDGLAQLKTPEQIQEMRGQKENGVPA
- the rpmD gene encoding 50S ribosomal protein L30, which gives rise to MSGELRITLVRGLSGRPDSVRRVVKGLGLTRVNRSVTRKNTPEIRGMVEKIKFLLHVEEEGESR
- the rplO gene encoding 50S ribosomal protein L15, giving the protein MKHSDWKPAKGAKTGSKRVGRGKGSGWGRTAGRGEKGLRARSGGGTPPGYEGGQMPLQRRIPKRGFRNVFRKEYSIVNVKDLNRFDAGSVVDVDALRAAGIVKNVRDGVKLLGLGDVTRAVTVKVDKASKEAARKVAAAGGILEVSPSC
- the secY gene encoding preprotein translocase subunit SecY; this encodes MLNAFQNITKVPELKKRLLVTAMFLTVYRIGVYIPTPGIDTQALTALFASQSGTLFGLIDMFSGGAVSRFSIFTLGIMPYISASIILQLLTVVIPQLEKLSKEGELGRRKITQYTRYGTIVLSIIQGFGIAVGIENVAGIGQAGSVVYQPGWSFRLMTVLTLTSGTAFLMWLGEQITERGIGNGISLIIFAGIVARFPSGLVRTFTLIRTGEMSLFVGLLILVVMVAVVAIIIYFERAHRRIPVQYARRIVGRRVYGGQSTHLPLKVNTAGVIPPIFASSILLFPATLANFIKHPVTQKISQALTPGNLAYETLYVAFIIFFCYFYTAVTFNPVDVADNMKKYGGFVPGIRPGKKTAEYIDRILTRITLGGALYVSAICVLPSILISRFNVPFYFGGTGLLIVVGVAMDTIQQIESHLITRHYEGFLKKGQMKGRRG
- a CDS encoding adenylate kinase is translated as MKGIILLGAPGSGKGTQAKKLSASYSIPQVSTGDMLREAVKNGTEMGRKAKAYMDQGGLVPDEVVIGIVKDRLREKDCEKGFILDGFPRTIPQAQALDRVVKELGKEITSVLSLEVDEGEIMERLCGRRTCSGCGAMYHVRFNPPKAEGKCDKCGGSLSQREDDKEETIRTRLVNYKKSTEPLIEYYRGTGKIRTVRASGEIDAIFQNILKILQ
- the map gene encoding type I methionyl aminopeptidase; translated protein: MIIIKSPQEIEAMRRAGAIAGRFFEEVKRHVRSGVATLHLEEIAEEFVAKHGVKGAFKGYLGYPANLCTSINEEVVHGIPSGTRVLRDGDIVSIDFGVVLDGFYGDAARTFAVGEISIGSEKLLSTTERALEKAIAVSLPGNRLGDISSAVQEEAEGAGFSVVRDFVGHGIGRALHEEPQVPNFGTPGTGPKLMPGMVLAIEPMVNEGGFPVEVLPDGWTVVTRDRKRSAHFEHMVAITEEGSRILSLP
- the infA gene encoding translation initiation factor IF-1; the protein is MPKEEAIEVEGTVIEPLPNAMFRVELDNKMKVLAHISGKMRMHFIKILPGDRVTVQLTPYDLTRGRIVYRTK